A window from Manis javanica isolate MJ-LG chromosome 10, MJ_LKY, whole genome shotgun sequence encodes these proteins:
- the TOB2 gene encoding protein Tob2, with the protein MQLEIKVALNFIISYLYNKLPRRRADLFGEELERLLKKKYEGHWYPDKPLKGSGFRCVHIGEMADPVVELAAKRSGLAVEDVRANVPEELSVWIDPFEVSYQIGEKGAVKVLYLDDSEGCVAPELDKEIKSSFNPDAQVFVPIGSQDSSLSNSPSPSFGQPPSPTFIPRSAQPITFTTASFAATKFGSTKMKKGGGASSGGGVASSGAGGQQPTQQPPRVSRSPTNSLLKHKSLSLSVHSLNFITANPAPQSQLSPNAKEFVYNGGGPPSLFFDGADGQGSGTPAPFGASGASTCNSSSFDMAQVFGGGTNSLFLEKTPFVEGLSYNLSTMQYPSQPFQPVVLAN; encoded by the coding sequence ATGCAGCTGGAGATCAAAGTCGCCCTGAACTTCATCATCTCCTACTTGTACAACAAGCTACCCCGGCGCAGGGCAGACCTGTTTGGGGAGGAGCTAGAGCGGctcttgaaaaagaaatatgaaggcCACTGGTATCCTGACAAGCCCCTGAAGGGCTCTGGCTTCCGCTGTGTCCACATCGGGGAGATGGCAGACCCCGTGGTAGAGCTGGCTGCCAAGCGGAGTGGCCTAGCAGTGGAGGATGTGCGGGCCAATGTGCCTGAGGAGCTCAGTGTCTGGATTGACCCTTTTGAGGTGTCCTACCAGATCGGGGAGAAGGGAGCAGTGAAAGTCCTGTATCTGGATGACAGCGAGGGCTGTGTTGCCCCAGAGCTGGACAAGGAGATCAAGAGCAGCTTCAACCCTGATGCCCAGGTCTTTGTGCCTATCGGCAGCCAAGACAGCTCCCTGTCCAACTCTCCGTCGCCATCCTTTGGCCAGCCGCCCAGCCCCACCTTCATCCCCCGTTCTGCCCAGCCCATCACCTTTACCACTGCCTCCTTCGCTGCCACCAAGTTCGGCTCCACCAAGATGAAGAAGGGTGGTGGGGCATCAAGTGGTGGGGGTGTGGCCAGCAGTGGGGCAGGTGGCCAGCAGCCCACGCAGCAGCCGCCTCGCGTGTCCCGCTCTCCCACCAATAGCCTGCTGAAGCACAAGAGCCTCTCCTTGTCTGTGCACTCACTGAACTTCATCACAGCGAACCCGGCCCCTCAGTCCCAGCTCTCGCCCAATGCCAAGGAGTTCGTGTACAACGGCGGTGGCCCTCCCAGCCTCTTCTTTGATGGGGCTGATGGCCAAGGCAGTGGCACCCCTGCGCCCTTTGGGGCCAGTGGGGCGAGCACTTGCAACAGCAGCAGCTTCGACATGGCCCAGGTATTTGGAGGCGGAACCAACAGCCTCTTCCTGGAGAAGACCCCCTTCGTGGAGGGCCTCAGCTACAACCTAAGCACCATGCAGTATCCCAGTCAGCCGTTCCAGCCTGTTGTGCTGGCCAACTGA